The following are encoded together in the Rhinopithecus roxellana isolate Shanxi Qingling chromosome 5, ASM756505v1, whole genome shotgun sequence genome:
- the BDKRB2 gene encoding B2 bradykinin receptor isoform X3, producing the protein MASWPPLELQSSNQSQLFPQNATACDNALEAWDLLHRVLPTFIISICSFGLLGNLFVLLVFLLPRRRLNVAEIYLANLAASDLVFVLGLPFWAENIWNQFNWPFGALLCRVINGVIKANLFISIFLVVAISQDRYCMLVHPMANRRRQRRRQARVTCVLIWVVGGLLSIPTFLLRSIQAVPDLNITACILLLPHEAWHFARIVELNILAFLLPLAAIVFFNYHILASLRGREEVSRTRCGGRKDSKTTALILTLVVAFLVCWAPYHFFAFLEFLFQVQAVRGCFWEDFIDLGLQLANFFAFTNSSLNPVIYVFVGRLFRTKVWELYKQCTPKSLAPISSSHRKEIFQLFWRN; encoded by the coding sequence ATGGCATCCTGGCCCCCTCTAGAGCTGCAGTCCTCCAACCAGAGCCAGCTGTTCCCTCAAAATGCTACAGCCTGTGACAACGCTCTGGAAGCCTGGGACCTGCTGCACAGAGTGCTGCCGACATTTATCATCTCCATCTGTTCCTTCGGCCTCCTAGGGAACCTTTTTGTCCTGTTGGTCTTCCTCCTGCCCAGGCGGCGACTGAACGTGGCAGAAATCTACCTGGCCAACCTGGCGGCCTCTGATCTGGTGTTTGTCTTGGGTTTGCCTTTCTGGGCAGAGAACATTTGGAACCAGTTTAACTGGCCTTTTGGAGCCCTCCTGTGCCGTGTCATCAACGGGGTCATCAAGGCCAATTTGTTCATCAGCATCTTCCTGGTAGTGGCCATCAGCCAGGACCGCTACTGCATGCTGGTGCACCCTATGGCCAACCGGAGGCGGCAGCGGCGGAGGCAGGCCCGGGTCACCTGCGTGCTCATCTGGGTTGTGGGGGGCCTCTTGAGCATCCCCACATTCCTGCTGCGATCCATCCAAGCCGTCCCAGATCTGAACATCACCGCCTGCATCCTGCTTCTCCCCCATGAGGCCTGGCACTTTGCAAGGATTGTGGAGTTAAATATTCTGGCTTTCCTCCTACCACTGGCTGCGATCGTCTTCTTCAACTACCACATCTTGGCCTCCCTGCGAGGGCGGGAGGAGGTCAGCAGGACAAGGTGCGGGGGCCGCAAGGATAGCAAGACCACAGCACTGATCCTCACGCTTGTGGTGGCCTTCCTGGTCTGCTGGGCCCCTTACCACTTCTTTGCCTTCCTGGAATTCTTATTCCAGGTGCAAGCAGTCCGAGGCTGCTTTTGGGAGGACTTCATTGACCTGGGCCTGCAATTGGCCAACTTCTTTGCCTTCACCAACAGCTCCCTGAATCCAGTCATTTATGTCTTTGTGGGCCGGCTCTTCAGGACCAAGGTCTGGGAACTTTATAAACAATGCACCCCTAAAAGTCTTGCTCCAATATCTTCATCCCACAGGAAAGAAATCTTCCAACTTTTCTGGCGGAATTAA
- the BDKRB2 gene encoding B2 bradykinin receptor isoform X2, whose product MFSPWKTTMFLSVREDSMPTTASFRSLCMASWPPLELQSSNQSQLFPQNATACDNALEAWDLLHRVLPTFIISICSFGLLGNLFVLLVFLLPRRRLNVAEIYLANLAASDLVFVLGLPFWAENIWNQFNWPFGALLCRVINGVIKANLFISIFLVVAISQDRYCMLVHPMANRRRQRRRQARVTCVLIWVVGGLLSIPTFLLRSIQAVPDLNITACILLLPHEAWHFARIVELNILAFLLPLAAIVFFNYHILASLRGREEVSRTRCGGRKDSKTTALILTLVVAFLVCWAPYHFFAFLEFLFQVQAVRGCFWEDFIDLGLQLANFFAFTNSSLNPVIYVFVGRLFRTKVWELYKQCTPKSLAPISSSHRKEIFQLFWRN is encoded by the coding sequence GTCACTGTGCATGGCATCCTGGCCCCCTCTAGAGCTGCAGTCCTCCAACCAGAGCCAGCTGTTCCCTCAAAATGCTACAGCCTGTGACAACGCTCTGGAAGCCTGGGACCTGCTGCACAGAGTGCTGCCGACATTTATCATCTCCATCTGTTCCTTCGGCCTCCTAGGGAACCTTTTTGTCCTGTTGGTCTTCCTCCTGCCCAGGCGGCGACTGAACGTGGCAGAAATCTACCTGGCCAACCTGGCGGCCTCTGATCTGGTGTTTGTCTTGGGTTTGCCTTTCTGGGCAGAGAACATTTGGAACCAGTTTAACTGGCCTTTTGGAGCCCTCCTGTGCCGTGTCATCAACGGGGTCATCAAGGCCAATTTGTTCATCAGCATCTTCCTGGTAGTGGCCATCAGCCAGGACCGCTACTGCATGCTGGTGCACCCTATGGCCAACCGGAGGCGGCAGCGGCGGAGGCAGGCCCGGGTCACCTGCGTGCTCATCTGGGTTGTGGGGGGCCTCTTGAGCATCCCCACATTCCTGCTGCGATCCATCCAAGCCGTCCCAGATCTGAACATCACCGCCTGCATCCTGCTTCTCCCCCATGAGGCCTGGCACTTTGCAAGGATTGTGGAGTTAAATATTCTGGCTTTCCTCCTACCACTGGCTGCGATCGTCTTCTTCAACTACCACATCTTGGCCTCCCTGCGAGGGCGGGAGGAGGTCAGCAGGACAAGGTGCGGGGGCCGCAAGGATAGCAAGACCACAGCACTGATCCTCACGCTTGTGGTGGCCTTCCTGGTCTGCTGGGCCCCTTACCACTTCTTTGCCTTCCTGGAATTCTTATTCCAGGTGCAAGCAGTCCGAGGCTGCTTTTGGGAGGACTTCATTGACCTGGGCCTGCAATTGGCCAACTTCTTTGCCTTCACCAACAGCTCCCTGAATCCAGTCATTTATGTCTTTGTGGGCCGGCTCTTCAGGACCAAGGTCTGGGAACTTTATAAACAATGCACCCCTAAAAGTCTTGCTCCAATATCTTCATCCCACAGGAAAGAAATCTTCCAACTTTTCTGGCGGAATTAA